GCATTGCTCGAGATCGTGATGCGCGGAGTAATATTCTTAACCGAGCGCGGGATATGCGTGAAGAGCCCGTTGCCGAGGTCGAGCTGATATGGGCTGAGCTCCGTCTGGCCGTTTGTGGCAAGATTCACCTGGAAGCCATCGACCAACCAACTATCGTCATCGTCGAACGGCGGCGAATTGAACAGACCGACATCATTCTGCGATTTCAGACGCAGACGGAAGCGGCTGTGATCGTGGATAAGCGCTGACGGCACCTGAATACGGTACATCTGCGTCTTAAGATCCAATCCACCGGCAATCGCACCAACACGCGTCCAGTTCGAATCATTGATTGCATTCCACTTCGGAGCGGTAGATTTGGTCCCTTCGATAATGAGGCTATCGCCCGCGATGATCGCACCCGTCGTGTCTTTGAGAATCGGCTCCGGTCCCGGCAGCGTACGAAGGTTCACACCCGCCTGGAGGGAATCGGTCGCTTTGCCGCGCTGGTAAGCGAATGCCAGCCAGACGTTCGACTTGCCCGAAAGATTAATCGGCGCCGTTACCACGGTATCGGCAGCGGTACGAACCTGGTACAGATTGCCCGAGGACGACGGCCACGCATCGTCGCGACGATTGAGCAGCAACGAGTTGGTGGAAACCGGCCCTGGCTGGTCGTACATCAAGCCGCTGGCTGCAGATCCGCCAAAGATGTGCCATGAGCACGGATCGAGCGTATTATAGTCGTCATACAACGGCGCAGACAGTCCGTTCAGGAACACAAAGTCGCGCGTCATGATATTATCCGGTACCCAGTTATCGGTTCCGAGACGCGGAACGGAGACGGTCGTCGTCATTCGATAATGGCCGCAGGTAAGGCCGCCAAAGAGCGAGCCTGTGTACTGATAGCTGGAGTTGTTTCCAACATCGACGCTGTCGGTTCGGCTATAGACGCCGTTACCGGTCGTGAGATTAATGACCTGCGTACGGATATACAACTTGTAGTTGAAGTTCGTGAGATTCTCGAACGTCATCACCGGCTGGAACTGGTTGTTCGACATCTCATAGCCGTTGTACGGAGGGAAATTGATCGAGTTCATGCGAACATAATTGTTGTTCGCAAACCGGATGAACTTCACTGCCAATTGGTTATGCAGATCTTTTGCGTAGATCGCAGAGCTGTAACTCTTCGCATAATACGTACCCCGGTCGAGGTAGGTCGTCCCGTACACGCTCTGATAGTTTTGCGAACCGATCGTACAGGTTTGCTGAAAGAGCATCGCCGCCGGAACCCCGGCAAAGCTTCCGTCGAATGACCTGTAGTTGAACTGCATCGACGAATCTGTCCGTGAAAATGCGACCTGGCAGGTCACACGCGCCTGTCCGTTCGTCCCCTTGAGGAAGAGATTATAGTACGTGACATAGCACGAGTCCGTCGTCATGCGATAAAAGACTTTCGACGAATCGCCCGTCGTACGGAATTCAAGGTCGCCCCACATCGGGCAGACGATCGCCTCGTGCCCGCCATTATTGAAGTTGATCGGCATTGCGGCATTTGCAGCACTCAAGTCTGCCCCCATCATAAAGGTGTCGATCGTTAGTTTCATCAGACCGTTTGTCGTGATGTAGCGCGGTGGCAGACGAAGGAAACGATTGAAATGGTTGAAGGTGATCGAGTCCGTCGCAATGGTTTCGACGTAGCCGTCATCGGTACCGCTTACGAGAGTGTTGACGCGGTGCCAGTTGTTCGCATCGTAGGTCGTATCGACGAAGAAGTAGCCTGGGGCGCGAGAATCGTCGTCGTCACTGTCGATACAATAGATTTGTGAGCCTGGATTGCTCGTAGGTGCAGGATTGCCGCGACGTGCCATGGCGCTGTGGGTTGCGCTGAGGACAAGAAGCAGAAAAAATAATCCAGTAACTATACATTTCATAAGCGTTTCCTTTCAGAGTGGAACAATGTCCTCCGGGGGGTTGGGGATACCTACAAATATACGGAAAACAACACAAGACCCGGATAATGAAAACCGCCTCCTACGGGATTTCGTTACTATAAATGTGAATACCACCTACAGCCGTTGGATCGAAGGAAAAAGCAAGCGCGATGAGGATCGCTTGCAAGAACTGGTAAACCTCTTCCATGAACTCCTGCTTCGAACGTCGGGCGATGCAAACGAGGCACTGCAATGGATGCAATACCTGGACGAACAGTATAATATCTTCGGTCCGGAGATGACCTTCGATATGTTCCTCGACGAGCTAAAGCGTCAGGGCATCGTCGAAGACGACGAGAACAACCTCCTGAAGCCTACAAACAAAGCCGTTGGCAACATTAAGCGTTCTGCCCTGCTCGAGATTTTCCGCGGCATGAAGAAATCACCGGGCGGCATGCACGACACGCCGCATTCCGGTGCAGGTGTCGAACGCACCAGCGGGACGAAAGGCTATACGTTCGGCGACCAGTCAACGAACATCGACTTCACCCGTACACTGCAAAATGCGCTCCGGCGTTCGCTCCGTGACGAGAAGAATATTGGCGATTCCCCGCTCGAGAATCTCTCGATGGACGAAGAAGACATCGAAGTCTATGAGACCGAGCATGCAGCAAGTTGCTCGACCGCGCTCTTGATCGATGTTTCTCATTCGATGATCCTCTACGGCGAGGACCGCATCACGCCTGCGAAGAAGGTGGCAATGGCGCTTGCCGAACTCATCCGTACCAAATTTCCGAAAGACCAGCTCTATGTTATTTCCTTCGGCGACGAGGCGGAGCTGATCTCCGATAGCGAGCTCCCGTTTCTCGAGGTTGGCCCATATCATACCAACACCCGCGACGGTCTGCGACTGGCGCGGCGCATGCTGCGTCGCAGCGGCAATGCGAACAAGCAGATCTTCATGGTCACTGATGGCAAACCGTCTGCGATGTTCGATGACAACGGAAAGCTCTATAAGAACTCGTGGGGGCTCGACCCGAAGATCATCAACAAGACGCTCGATGAAGCGGTAGCATTGCGCCGCGAGCACATCCCGATCACCACGTTCATGATCGCGCATGATCCGTACCTCATCGACTTCGTCGAGGAAATGACCAAGGCCAACCACGGCCGCGCCTATTACTCCGGCCTCAACGACCTCGGCCAGTTTGTGCTGGTGGACTACGTACGAAATCGTCGGCGGAAGGTGTAATCGTAGCCGGCCTCGCCGTGCCAGTTCGGAAACAAATCGTTGGCTTGCACGTGTATCGGTAGAAATTCACTTCCATCCATACAGTAGCAATGCGTCGATTCGTACCCGTCATTATTGCAGTCCTGCTTTCTATACCCGTTGTCCTGCTCGCACAGAAACCCGAACGCCAAATTTCGTTCGCCCGTGAAATGCGGCCGCATAGCTATTACGTGCAACAGGCTGAACTGTGGGCTCGAGAGCTTGCAAAAGATTCGACCTCCGAGGATAACTGGTACAACTACTTCCGTGCCTGTCGGAACGCGTATGGATCGGCGAACTGGAAGTCCGATTTCGTCAACGAGTCGCGTGCACTCAAGATGGGGCCGGACATTCTTGCGGTGATGAAGCGGTTCATTCCGAGCTCATTTACATACCACTATCTGCTGTATCTCGATGGTGGCATTATCCCGGACCTTGCTTCGCACCTGCTAACGGCCTATGCAATCAATCCCGACTTCGAAGGAATCTGCTCGAGCATGATCTCCTACGCCGTGACCAGTGGCGACGGGGCGCTGCGTAAAGAAGTGAACAAGCACTGGTACCCGAAAAACGAGATCGCGACCGGGCTCATGACATATGCTTATAATGTTTTGATGTCACTCGATACGAATGCGATCCTGCTGACACAAAGCGATAACGATACCTACCCGCTCTGGATGCTGCAGGATGCACTGGGTATTCGAACGGACGTGCGAGTCATCAATGTGGATTTCATGCTGATCGAGTCTTACCGCGACAGCATCCTTCACAGCCTCGATCTGCCAAACATGCCGAAGATCGTCGCCGACCCAAACGTGTATCAGGAGAACTGGCACGACATCGTTGCCCATTGTCTGAAGCACTATAACGGCAAAGCGCCGCTGTATGTCGGGATGACGCTGTTTCCGTCGCTGATCAAAGATTTTCAGGACCAATTAACGATCTCCGGGCTCGCGTACCGCCTGACACGAACGCCGCTGGACCTCTCGAAGTGGAACGTGCAACTCTATGAGAAGCAGTTTCTGCTCGATAATATCCGGCACCCGCTCATCCGCGAGCAGAACCAGGGGAACGTGGATATGCAGAACCTCAACTATATCGACTTCTTCACTGCGATCTACGCCGACTCGATGAAGCAAAAGAACAAGGCGCGCGCCGACGAGCTCCGCTCCCTATCCATCTCGCTCGTTACCCGCATGGGGCACCCGGAATGGGAAGAACAAGTGGAGGCTGAATTCGACAAAGTCACGCCGCATTAAGCAGGGATTCCATAGGATCTGCTACCCGATGCGAGAACAACGATCGTACGACTACGAGCAGCACGGTGCCCCGTATTCATCGACGCGCCGAAGCGATCCGCGCATCGCGTTGGTCATACACCGTGCGCTCGGCAACGATGCACATACAGTTCTGAACGTTGGCGCAGGAACAGGTTCGTACGAGCCGACCAATCGTATCGTCACTGCCGTCGAGCCATCTGCAACGATGCGCGCACAACGACCTGCACATCTCGCACAAGCCATCGCAGCGTCGGCTGAAGCGTTGCCGTTCGCTGACGACTCGTTCGATGCTTCGATGGCGGTGCTTACGATCCATCACTGGTCCGACCCGCAGGCCGGACTCCGGGAGATGCGACGCGTCACGTGCGGACCGGTCGTCATCGTGACGTTCGACACATCCGAACTGCACAACTTCTGGCTCACACATTATGCACCGGAATTTATCGAAGTCGACAAGCTGCGCTTCCCCACGATCGATGAGGTCGTCAGCACTCTAGGCGGAAAGGCGTCGGTCGAGCCCGTCGCGATCCCTGCCGACTGCATCGATGGCATACAGGAAGCATTTTTCGCGCGACCCGAAGCATTTCTCGATGCGAACGTCCGTGCATCGCAATCGGTATGGGGCTGCCTTGCCGACGGAGTCGAAGAGCGCATCGTCGAAGCATTGCGACGCGACCTCGAGAGCGGCGACTGGGACAAGAGATACGGCCATCTTCGCACACAATCGTCGTTCGAGTCCGCACTGCGCGTGATCGCTGCGCGACCCCACTGAACCTAACCCAATCACTCTTCGTATTTTGTGCTTCAATGAAGAAGCACCTATCATGGACCCCTCTACTTTGCTTGCTCTGTCTGTTCGCCCGCGTGTCGCTTGCGACGGGGAACGAGGACCTGCGACAAGCTATATCGAAGATCGCCGCCGACCTGCACGGTACGCTCGGCGTTGCGACCGAGCTTATCGAGACCGGCGACACGCTGACGCTCAATGGCAGCTATCATTCGCCGATGCAGAGCACATACAAGTTTCCGCTCGCCCTGCATATCCTCCACGCGGTTGACGAAGGACGCCTCTCGCTCGACTCGGTTCTGAAGCTCGGACCGAAGGACTTGGACAATGAAACGTGGAGCCCGATCGTGGACGAGCATCCGAAGCGCCGCGTTTCGCTCACGGTGCGCGACCTGCTGCGCTACATGGTCTCGGGCAGCGACAACAACGCCTGTGATATTCTCTTCAAGATCGGCGGTGGCGTGTCGGCATGTAACAAGTACATTCACTCGCTTGGCGTGAACGAGATCCGGATCGCACGCACCGAACGACAAATGCACGCCGACTGGAATGCACAGTTCAAGAACTGGTGCGAACCACGGGCGATGCTCGCACTCCTGAAGTTGCTCTATCATGGTTCAGTCCTTTCGAAGGCGAGCAACGATCTTCTGCTGAAGTTCATGACCAAGAGCTCCAATAGCCCGAAACGACTCAAAGGCTTGTTGCCTGCAGATGCCGTGGTGGCACACAAGACGGGTTCGTCGGACTATAGCAAACAGCACAAGATCTCGGCGGCAACAAACGACATTGGCATCATCACGTTGCCGAACGGCAAGCACATCGCCATCGTCGTATTTGTTTCGATGGCTGAAGGCGACTACGACACGCTCGAAACGATCATCGCGCGCGTCGGCAAAGCCGCGTGGGACCATTACTCTCAACAATGACACCGATGAAGCATTCACCGCTGACGGCAAAAGATGTAATCGAACTCCTGGAGCTCGAGCCCCTCGAGCCCGAGGGCGGGTATTTCCGCGAGACGTATCGCACGCATGAGACCATTGCGAAGAGCGGACTGCCGGTGCGCTACAAGAGCAACCGCGCGTTTTCGACGGCGATCTATTATCTGCTCACGCCGGATACATTCTCCGCGCTGCATACCGTCGCGAGCGACGAGATCTTTCACTTCTATCTCGGCGATACCGTCGAGATGCTGCAGTTATTGCCGAACGGCTTCGGTCGTATCGTGAAGATCGGCACGGACCTTGCCGCCGGCGAGCGGCCGCAAGTGATCGTCCCGCACGGCACGATGCAAGGCTGCCGGTTGGCCAACGGCGGATCGTTCGCATTGATGGGCTGCACCGTCGCACCGGGCTTCGACTACGAAGACTTCGCACTCGGCAACCGCGACCGACTCATCGAAGCATATCCCGCATTCTCCGCACAGATCGAACGTCTGACCACGTGACACGCACCGAGATCATCGAGCGGCGTCTCGCGGCGCATCTGCTCGTGAGCGAGCGAGGGCGCAGTATCGCCGATGTCGTTGCGTGGTTCGGCGCAACGCAAGCGCAGGACCAGCATCAGGCAAAGTGGGCGCTCGGCGCCAGGGTGCCGGATTCGACGATGGCACTCGTCGAAGAAGCGCAGCACGAGCGGCACTACGTCCGGACCTGGACGATGCGCGGCACGTTGCATCACATGGCGCCGAACGATGTGTCGTGGATCAACGGCTACCTCGGCAAGCGTGTCCTCTCGATCCGCGGTTCGCTCTACCGCGAGTATGGGTTCGATGCGAAAACGCTGGCGAAGATCGAGGCTATCGTACTTGGTGCGCTCGCGAAAGGTCCGCACACCCGCATCGAGCTCAAAGTACTGCTCGAAGCAAGGAAGCAACGAACCGACGGCTTCCGCTTTGCACACATGATGTATCACCTTGCGCTCAGCGGTTACGTCTGCTGCGGCACCCCGAGAGGCAAGCAGGACACCTATGTCTTGCTCAAGGATTGGGTCGGGCAGACTGCAGCTCGCACGAGCGACGAATCGCTTGCTGGGCTTGCCTCGCTCTACTTCCGTTCGCACGGGCCCGCGACGATGCGCGACTTTGCATGGTGGTCCGGCATTCCGCAACGCGATGCGATCCGTGGCATCGAGCTCATTCGTGATGAACTCACGTCTGCGACAAGCGACGCCGCCGAGTACTTCATGATGCGTGCAAGCGAACGCGCGGAGATCCCAAAGGCCCTGCTGCTTTCGGGCTTCGATGAGTACTTGCTCGGATATGGTGACCGTTCGGTGGTGCTCGACGAGCCACGCTCGCGCGAGGTCGTGACGGTCAACGGGCTGTTTCGTCCGACGATCGTCATCGGTGGGCGTGTGGTGGGTATGTGGAGCCGTGAGATCGGTGCTAGGCAAGTAGATGTGACACTCACGCCGTTTCGTGCGTTGAAACCTGCGGAACGTCGGGCCGCCGAATCCGAAGCGGCCCGTGTTGCCGCATTCATTGGAAAAGAATTGACACTGAGTTATGAGTGAAGAACAACGCAGCCGCAAAGAGCTGATCGCGGAGTACAAAGAGCAAAAGCAGCCGATGGGCGTCTATCAGATCCGTAATCTCGTCAACGGCAAGATACTCGTTGCGAGCACACCGAACCTGCGCGCGGCCTGGAACGCCGAGCAGTTCAAGCTCGAGCTCGGCGCACACCTCAACGAATCGCTCCAGCGCGACTGGCGCGAGTACGGCGAGAAGCAATTCGTCTTCGAAGTGTTGCACGAACTCAAGCTCGCCGACGAAGTCACTGATTTCCGAGGCGAACTGAAGGCACTGGAAACCCTGGTGATCGAAGATCTTCAGCCCTACGGCGACCGTGGCTACAACCGCAAGCCGACAGTACGATAATGGTCCGCAGAATTGTCCTCTGGCTCGTGCTGATTCTCGCTGTGTTTGTTGTGCAGCTTATTATTCACCGTCATGAGTTAGGAATATTATAGGAGGAACCGCCGAACCATGTGGTGGATATACGCACTGCTCTCCGCCGTCTTTGCGGCACTCACGGCGATCTTCGCGAAGATCGGCGTGAAGAACGTCAGCTCGGATGTCGCGACGGCGGTGCGAACGGTGGTCATCGTGCTTGTCGCGTGGCTCATTGTCTTCGCGCGCGGCGAAGCGAAAGCGGTCGGTGAGCTCTCGCGCGAGAACTGGATCTTCCTCGTGCTCTCAGGACTGGCGACCGGTTTCTCGTGGATCTTCTACTTCAAAGCACTGCAGGTCGGCGACGTCTCGAAGGTCGCGCCGGTCGACAAGCTCAGCGTTGCCATCGCCATCGTGCTTGCCGTCGTCTTCCTCGGTGAAGCGCTGACGTTCAAGACAGCGCTCGGCGCGCTGCTGATCATTGCAGGGAGTCTCGTTCTGATCTTCTAAACCGAGCGCATCGGCTTGAGCGCCACGGTCCACTTCTTCAGCTCTGCGAACATCCGTGCTGCGCCACGCGAGGTCATCTCGTTCGGTACGAACACTCCGGCCTCGTTGATGAACTGCGTCATCATCGGGATCGGCAGCCCGCCCGAGAGCGGCATCATGTTCAGTGCCGAAAGGACCGGTCGCAGCATCGTCGATGCACGTGTCCCTGCAGAGACCCCTCCGTAGCTAACGATCGCTGCCGGCTTGTAGGCCCATTCCCTATAGAGAAAATCCAGTGCGTTCTTCAGCGGGGCGGGGTATCCGTAGTTATACTCGGCAGTGACGAAGATGAACGCATCTGCTTCGTCGATGGTCGCGCTCCATCTCCTGGAGTGCTCATGTTCATAATTACCCATCATCGCCTGTTTGGGCTCGTCGAGCATCGGGAGGTTGAGCTCGCCGAGATCGATGACCTGTATCTCCCAGTCAGGGTCCTGCATCGCAACATCGGCGATCCATTTGGCGATGATGGGCCCCTTGCGGCCCGGACGAGTAGTAGAAGAAATGATCTTGAGCGTATACATACGTGAGCGAGTCTATATCGTGAAGAATCTGAAAACACAGAACATCTTCAAATCGTCAATGGTACGCGGATGACACGGATCGGACGGATGAGCGCGGATCTACACGTTCCTTTTTTGTGAGCCGATTTTCCCGTTATCGCGTTTAGAGTGCTTTACTTCGCAGCCGTCATGCAGACCGACTCATTCCACTATTCCGTCACCTACCACATCGCCCGCGTGCGTTTTGCACGGCCGCAGACGCTCGGCTCACTGACGTTCAAAGTCTATCGCGATCTCACTGACCTGATGTACCGGCTCCGCTTCGATGACAGCGTGAAGGTCGTCGTAATCGAAGGTGAAGGAAAAGGCTTCTGCTCGGGCGGCGACGTGCACGAGATCATCGGCGAACTGCTCAAGCGAGACACCAAAGGTCTGCTCGAGTTCACACGCATGACGGGCGAGCTCATCATGAACATGCGCCAGCTCGAGAAGCCCATCATCTCGTCGATCAACGGCGTCGCGGCGGGCGCAGGATCGGTCATCGCGCTGGCAAGCGACTTCCGCATCATGGCGAAGGAAGGATATCTCGCGTTCTTGTTTCAGAAGGTCGGCCTCACCGCAGCCGACATGGGCGCAGTGTATCTACTGCCCAAAGTTGTCGGTATGGCGCGTGCGACGGAGTATCTGATGCTCGGCGACAAGATCTTGAGCGATGAATGTCTAAGAGTTGGCCTCGCCAATAACGTTGTCGAGTTGAAAGACCTCGAGTCGGAGACGATGGCACTGGCAAAGCGTTTGGCAGAAAGCGCATCGCTCGCGCTTGGGCTGACGAAGCGCCTGATCAATAACGAGTGGCTCATGGACATCGCTTCTGCTGTTGAACAAGAAGCCACCGCACAAGCACTAATGATGATGACAGAAGATCATCGCGAATTCCACGCATCGTTTGCCGAGAAGCGTAAACCTGTTTTCAAGGGGAAATAAACGTTGAAACAACTCATCGTACTCTCAGCACCGTCAGGTGCCGGCAAAACAACCATCACAAAACGTGTACTTGCCAAGCACGCTGACAAGCTCACGTTCAGCATCAGTGCCACCACACGCGCGATGCGAAACGGCGAGCGTGATGGCGTTGACTATTACTTTCTCTCGAAGGAAGATTTCGTTCATAAGATCAAGAACAACGAGCTCATCGAATACGAAGAGATCTTCGGCAATTACTACGGTACGCTCGTATCGGAGATCGACCGCGCGAAGTCGCAAGGTAAGAGCCTGATCTTTGATATCGATGTGAAGGGCGGCATCTCGATTCGTACCCGTTTCCCCGATGACAGTCTGTTGATCTTTATCGCCCCGCCGTCGCTTGAGGTCCTGCGCGAACGCCTGACCAACCGTGGCACCGAATCCGCCGAAGTCATCGAACGCCGCCTCGCGCGGGCGAAAATGGAGATGGAAATGGCGGAGGTATATGATTTCACGGTAGTTAACGACGATCTCGATACTGCGACCGCTGAAGTGGAGGCGTTGATCTTCGGTAAGTAGTCACTGATCCGCGAACATCCGCCGGATCCGCGTCATCCGCGTACCATTGCGTCAGTCCCCCGAACCAACAAACCCCGTTCGGTGTTATCCACAATCCTAAAAAAGAAGGAATACAACGCATGGCAATTCAACCGACAGATCTCGAAGCAATGGGCACTCGTGGCGAAACGCTCTATCAGGCGATCGTCATCACGGCCAAGCGCGCCCGTCAGATCAACGAGGAGATCAAGACCGAGTATATGGCCCGCATCTCCACGCTCGTCCCGATGGAAGAAGAGGACGACGAGATCGAGACCACCAACTTCGATCAGATGCGTATTTCGCTCGAGATCGAAAAGCGCGGCAAGCCGACCGCCGAAGCCCTCAAGGACTTCATGGGCGATAAACTCACCTGGCGCATGCGCGAGCGCGAAGCAGAGTAACAATATCCGTAGTTTTGCAGTAGAATCCCTTGATGGTAGTCCGTCAAGGGATTTTGCTTTTATAGGGCTTGGCTCTTGACCCGTCCGCGCTCATTCGGTGCGGTACTACTAACTAGACAGGAGAACACTACTGTGTCAGCACTCAAACATCAGGCCGAGAAAGCCTATCTGAACGAATCATTTCTCACCAGCCCCGAAGCCAGACTCCTACGCATTCTGGCAGAATACATGGAGCCCCGCGCCCGCCTTGCCAAAGAAGGCGTGAAGGATACCATCGTCTTCTTCGGCAGCGCCCGCATCAAAAGCCTCGAAGAGGCAGCGGCGGAAAAGCTCAAAGTGGAGCACTCGAACGAACTGATCGAACGTGCCGGCTCGCATTCCGAAGAGATCCATAAAGAGATCGAAGCCGCTCGCAAACGCACTTCTGTACAGGAATTGCTTGCGCATTATTACGAAGATGCCGTCGAGCTTGCACGGCTCTTGACCGAATGGTCGATGCACGTCGCCATCACCGATGCCGAACGCCAGCACCGAAAAGCACACGGCG
This region of Bacteroidota bacterium genomic DNA includes:
- a CDS encoding T9SS type A sorting domain-containing protein, coding for MARRGNPAPTSNPGSQIYCIDSDDDDSRAPGYFFVDTTYDANNWHRVNTLVSGTDDGYVETIATDSITFNHFNRFLRLPPRYITTNGLMKLTIDTFMMGADLSAANAAMPINFNNGGHEAIVCPMWGDLEFRTTGDSSKVFYRMTTDSCYVTYYNLFLKGTNGQARVTCQVAFSRTDSSMQFNYRSFDGSFAGVPAAMLFQQTCTIGSQNYQSVYGTTYLDRGTYYAKSYSSAIYAKDLHNQLAVKFIRFANNNYVRMNSINFPPYNGYEMSNNQFQPVMTFENLTNFNYKLYIRTQVINLTTGNGVYSRTDSVDVGNNSSYQYTGSLFGGLTCGHYRMTTTVSVPRLGTDNWVPDNIMTRDFVFLNGLSAPLYDDYNTLDPCSWHIFGGSAASGLMYDQPGPVSTNSLLLNRRDDAWPSSSGNLYQVRTAADTVVTAPINLSGKSNVWLAFAYQRGKATDSLQAGVNLRTLPGPEPILKDTTGAIIAGDSLIIEGTKSTAPKWNAINDSNWTRVGAIAGGLDLKTQMYRIQVPSALIHDHSRFRLRLKSQNDVGLFNSPPFDDDDSWLVDGFQVNLATNGQTELSPYQLDLGNGLFTHIPRSVKNITPRITISSNALQTNLASYNVRLIIWDALNRQVYHKLQTLYSPLSHNDTVMSMPAWDVSGSQGGTFTAKIQIELNFQEIRRPNDTITMYRNFAIDDRYAYDDGVPDTAGTMVVADPHFYMDFTPLASDSLRAADFFMLDANGTTNWALTVRGSGNQVVGARTFSYNTLERGFMRGTFSPIYLSRDSVYRIEFNMTSGTGLGGDAARGLVWKIRTGSTPYYSGLYPKLLAKFRDVNSNQYLVDSNSTARNASGGGPILPMVRLVFTGSSTYLPIELASFTARRTSTGQVLLDFATAKEQDVRQFELERETQNGWQNVATLAATNAALGSTYSALDATAPFSSQTYRLSEVDLDGSQKVAGYATASPFGSSSPMELTVSPNPASNRLHVSLTGVTDRVELRVYDMLGKVVLASDGQGSSTDLDVSTLAAGTYTLQTLSGGEEHRATFVVQK
- a CDS encoding VWA domain-containing protein — translated: MSSGGLGIPTNIRKTTQDPDNENRLLRDFVTINVNTTYSRWIEGKSKRDEDRLQELVNLFHELLLRTSGDANEALQWMQYLDEQYNIFGPEMTFDMFLDELKRQGIVEDDENNLLKPTNKAVGNIKRSALLEIFRGMKKSPGGMHDTPHSGAGVERTSGTKGYTFGDQSTNIDFTRTLQNALRRSLRDEKNIGDSPLENLSMDEEDIEVYETEHAASCSTALLIDVSHSMILYGEDRITPAKKVAMALAELIRTKFPKDQLYVISFGDEAELISDSELPFLEVGPYHTNTRDGLRLARRMLRRSGNANKQIFMVTDGKPSAMFDDNGKLYKNSWGLDPKIINKTLDEAVALRREHIPITTFMIAHDPYLIDFVEEMTKANHGRAYYSGLNDLGQFVLVDYVRNRRRKV
- a CDS encoding class I SAM-dependent methyltransferase, with the translated sequence MREQRSYDYEQHGAPYSSTRRSDPRIALVIHRALGNDAHTVLNVGAGTGSYEPTNRIVTAVEPSATMRAQRPAHLAQAIAASAEALPFADDSFDASMAVLTIHHWSDPQAGLREMRRVTCGPVVIVTFDTSELHNFWLTHYAPEFIEVDKLRFPTIDEVVSTLGGKASVEPVAIPADCIDGIQEAFFARPEAFLDANVRASQSVWGCLADGVEERIVEALRRDLESGDWDKRYGHLRTQSSFESALRVIAARPH
- the bla gene encoding class A beta-lactamase, producing the protein MKKHLSWTPLLCLLCLFARVSLATGNEDLRQAISKIAADLHGTLGVATELIETGDTLTLNGSYHSPMQSTYKFPLALHILHAVDEGRLSLDSVLKLGPKDLDNETWSPIVDEHPKRRVSLTVRDLLRYMVSGSDNNACDILFKIGGGVSACNKYIHSLGVNEIRIARTERQMHADWNAQFKNWCEPRAMLALLKLLYHGSVLSKASNDLLLKFMTKSSNSPKRLKGLLPADAVVAHKTGSSDYSKQHKISAATNDIGIITLPNGKHIAIVVFVSMAEGDYDTLETIIARVGKAAWDHYSQQ
- a CDS encoding cupin domain-containing protein encodes the protein MKHSPLTAKDVIELLELEPLEPEGGYFRETYRTHETIAKSGLPVRYKSNRAFSTAIYYLLTPDTFSALHTVASDEIFHFYLGDTVEMLQLLPNGFGRIVKIGTDLAAGERPQVIVPHGTMQGCRLANGGSFALMGCTVAPGFDYEDFALGNRDRLIEAYPAFSAQIERLTT
- a CDS encoding AlkZ family DNA glycosylase codes for the protein MTRTEIIERRLAAHLLVSERGRSIADVVAWFGATQAQDQHQAKWALGARVPDSTMALVEEAQHERHYVRTWTMRGTLHHMAPNDVSWINGYLGKRVLSIRGSLYREYGFDAKTLAKIEAIVLGALAKGPHTRIELKVLLEARKQRTDGFRFAHMMYHLALSGYVCCGTPRGKQDTYVLLKDWVGQTAARTSDESLAGLASLYFRSHGPATMRDFAWWSGIPQRDAIRGIELIRDELTSATSDAAEYFMMRASERAEIPKALLLSGFDEYLLGYGDRSVVLDEPRSREVVTVNGLFRPTIVIGGRVVGMWSREIGARQVDVTLTPFRALKPAERRAAESEAARVAAFIGKELTLSYE
- a CDS encoding GIY-YIG nuclease family protein gives rise to the protein MSEEQRSRKELIAEYKEQKQPMGVYQIRNLVNGKILVASTPNLRAAWNAEQFKLELGAHLNESLQRDWREYGEKQFVFEVLHELKLADEVTDFRGELKALETLVIEDLQPYGDRGYNRKPTVR
- a CDS encoding EamA family transporter, with translation MWWIYALLSAVFAALTAIFAKIGVKNVSSDVATAVRTVVIVLVAWLIVFARGEAKAVGELSRENWIFLVLSGLATGFSWIFYFKALQVGDVSKVAPVDKLSVAIAIVLAVVFLGEALTFKTALGALLIIAGSLVLIF
- a CDS encoding NAD(P)H-dependent oxidoreductase, translating into MYTLKIISSTTRPGRKGPIIAKWIADVAMQDPDWEIQVIDLGELNLPMLDEPKQAMMGNYEHEHSRRWSATIDEADAFIFVTAEYNYGYPAPLKNALDFLYREWAYKPAAIVSYGGVSAGTRASTMLRPVLSALNMMPLSGGLPIPMMTQFINEAGVFVPNEMTSRGAARMFAELKKWTVALKPMRSV
- a CDS encoding enoyl-CoA hydratase family protein, producing the protein MQTDSFHYSVTYHIARVRFARPQTLGSLTFKVYRDLTDLMYRLRFDDSVKVVVIEGEGKGFCSGGDVHEIIGELLKRDTKGLLEFTRMTGELIMNMRQLEKPIISSINGVAAGAGSVIALASDFRIMAKEGYLAFLFQKVGLTAADMGAVYLLPKVVGMARATEYLMLGDKILSDECLRVGLANNVVELKDLESETMALAKRLAESASLALGLTKRLINNEWLMDIASAVEQEATAQALMMMTEDHREFHASFAEKRKPVFKGK
- the gmk gene encoding guanylate kinase; the encoded protein is MKQLIVLSAPSGAGKTTITKRVLAKHADKLTFSISATTRAMRNGERDGVDYYFLSKEDFVHKIKNNELIEYEEIFGNYYGTLVSEIDRAKSQGKSLIFDIDVKGGISIRTRFPDDSLLIFIAPPSLEVLRERLTNRGTESAEVIERRLARAKMEMEMAEVYDFTVVNDDLDTATAEVEALIFGK
- a CDS encoding DNA-directed RNA polymerase subunit omega, with translation MAIQPTDLEAMGTRGETLYQAIVITAKRARQINEEIKTEYMARISTLVPMEEEDDEIETTNFDQMRISLEIEKRGKPTAEALKDFMGDKLTWRMREREAE